Genomic segment of Synechococcus sp. A18-25c:
ACAGTTCCAGATGTTCGGGAGCAAAGCGATCGCTCAGGCAGGCGCATTCCTCAAGGCTGTCGCAGACCACCACCAGGCCCCATGCTTCCAGCGACTGACGGCAGATCTGTTCGCGTGGATGCCCTGCGAGCTGTCGTTCCAGTTCCGCTGGCAGGGCATCAGCAAGGCCCTGCGATGTGGTGAGCAAGATTGCAGCAGCCAGGGGGTCATGCTCTGCCTGAGCTAAGAGGTCTGAGGCCACTTGGGTCACGGAGGCCGAGGCATCGGCGATCACCAGCACCTCACTGGGGCCTGCGAGCGAGTCGATACCGACCTGGCCGTAGACCAACTTTTTTGCAAGGGTGACGTAAAGATTTCCAGGGCCACTGATCACGTCGACCCGGGGAATGGACTGTGTGCCGAAGGCAAGGGCGGCAATCGCCTGAGCCCCACCCACTCTGTACACCTCCTGAACGCCGGCGAGATGGGCAGCTGCCAGAACCGTTCTGTTGACGGTTCCATCAGGGCCTGCGGGGGTGACCATCACCACCCGCTCGACCCCGGCTGCCTTGGCAGGCACCGCGTTCATCAGCACAGTGCTGGGATAAGACGCCCGCCCGCCAGGGATGTATAGGCCTGCTGCCTGCACCGGCCGCCAGCGGCGACCGAGCTGTTCTCCGTGGACCCCCTTGACGTCGAGATTCTGAGGCTTCTGGCGCTGATGAAAATCCTGGATGCGGCGGTGCGCCAGCTCCAGGGCATCTCTCAGATTGGCGGGAGTCTGATCCCAGGCCTGATGCAACTCTGTCGGAGAGACCTGAAGAGGCTCAGGCCGGAACCCATCGAACTGCTCGGTGAGCGCCATCACTGCCTCATCCCCGTCGTTGCGCACTTGGTCGAGGATCGATTCCACAGTGGTGGTCGCGTCCTGCTGGGTTGACCCGGTGGTGCGTCTGGAAATCAGGTCGAGCTGGTGT
This window contains:
- the hisD gene encoding histidinol dehydrogenase encodes the protein MSTLSTDSIQSGLPRCLHNTADAEHQLDLISRRTTGSTQQDATTTVESILDQVRNDGDEAVMALTEQFDGFRPEPLQVSPTELHQAWDQTPANLRDALELAHRRIQDFHQRQKPQNLDVKGVHGEQLGRRWRPVQAAGLYIPGGRASYPSTVLMNAVPAKAAGVERVVMVTPAGPDGTVNRTVLAAAHLAGVQEVYRVGGAQAIAALAFGTQSIPRVDVISGPGNLYVTLAKKLVYGQVGIDSLAGPSEVLVIADASASVTQVASDLLAQAEHDPLAAAILLTTSQGLADALPAELERQLAGHPREQICRQSLEAWGLVVVCDSLEECACLSDRFAPEHLELLVERPRMLADRIQQAGAIFIGPWSPEAVGDYLAGPNHTLPTCGSARYSGALSVETFMRHTSMIEFSREALEATGGAVIELAGSEGLHSHANSVRVRLN